The following are encoded together in the Cicer arietinum cultivar CDC Frontier isolate Library 1 chromosome 2, Cicar.CDCFrontier_v2.0, whole genome shotgun sequence genome:
- the LOC101506908 gene encoding uncharacterized protein isoform X1, with product MAAVIPVMCRSQHNTATKCFTFCLGFSSRLLLINPHKLTNLFFTPSKRTCTTHVISQTTKEEMLVVVGGGAAGVYGAIHAKTIAPHLNVVIIEKGKPLSKVKISGGGRCNVTNGHCADNLTLAENYPRGHKELRGSFFNAHGPVDTMSWFSSHGVELKIEDDGRAFPVSNSSSSIIDCLMSEVKQRGVSMQTKKNVTAVSVLSGGKFLLEIKQLPEGYAEHVEADYLLFATGSNRQGYVLASQLGHSIVDPVPSLFTFKIDDLRLKELSGVTFPKVKVRLKLDSLQKNMPQLTQVGPMLVTHWGLSGPAVLRLSAWAARYLFSSGYKGKLIVDFIPDVHVESLKTVLSHHKLQFAKQKVLNSCPPEFGMSKRFWSYVLERQGVSGDILWASISNSSLMSIGSLLKDCTFEITGKGPFKDEFVTAGGVPLSEISLNTMKSKFCSNLFFAGEILNVDGVTGGFNFQNAWSGGFIAGTTIGGLALGSCV from the exons ATGGCAGCCGTTATACCCGTCATGTGTCGGTCTCAGCATAACACAGCAACCAAATGCTTCACTTTCTGTCTAGGGTTTTCCTCTCGTCTTCTTCTTATCAATCCTCATAAACTCACTAACCTTTTCTTCACCCCTTCCAAAAGGACCTGCACTACTCATGTCATTTCTCAAACTACAAAG GAAGAGATGTTGGTAGTTGTTGGGGGTGGTGCAGCAGGGGTGTATGGAGCAATTCATGCTAAGACTATTGCACCCCACTTAAATGTGGTCATTATTGAGAAGGGAAAGCCTCTTTCCAAG GTGAAAATTTCTGGCGGAGGCCGGTGCAATGTGACAAATGGGCATTGTGCTGACAATTTG ACTTTGGCAGAAAACTACCCAAGGGGTCACAAGGAACTGAGAGGATCTTTCTTTAATGCGCACGGTCCAGTGGATACCATGTCTTGGTTTTCGTCTCATGGGGTGGAACTGAAG ATTGAGGATGATGGTAGAGCATTTCCCGTAAGCAATAGCTCTTCTTCGATAATTGATTGTCTCATGTCTGAAGTAAAGCAAAGGGGAG TTTCTATGCAGACCAAAAAAAATGTAACTGCAGTGTCTGTGTTATCTGGTGGAAAATTCCTTCTTGAGATTAAGCAACTACCGGAAGGTTACGCAGAACATGTTGAAGCTGATTATCTATTGTTTGCTACTGGCAGTAACCGACAG GGTTATGTACTTGCATCTCAGCTTGGTCATTCAATTGTAGATCCAGTGCCGAGCTTGTTTACATTCAAAATTGACGACTTGCGTTTGAAGGAGTTATCTGGT GTTACATTCCCTAAAGTTAAAGTGAGACTAAAATTGGACAGTCTCCAAAAGAATATGCCTCAGCTTACACAG GTTGGTCCCATGTTAGTTACACACTGGGGACTCAGCGGGCCGGCTGTTCTTCGGTTGTCTGCTTGGGCTGCTCGCTATCTGTTTAGTTCAGGTTACAAAG GTAAGCTTATTGTGGATTTTATTCCTGATGTGCATGTGGAAAGTTTGAAGACCGTTCTTTCCCATCACAAGCTTCAATTTGCG AAACAAAAAGTGCTCAATTCGTGTCCTCCTGAATTTGGAATGTCAAAAAGATTTTGGAGCTATGTGTTGGAACGGCAG GGTGTAAGTGGAGATATCTTATGGGCCTCAATTTCAAATAGTTCATTGATGTCCATTGGTTCTTTGCTAAAGGACTGCACATTTGAAATTACAGGAAAA GGTCCATTCAAAGATGAATTTGTCACTGCTGGTGGTGTTCCTTTATCTGAG attTCACTTAATACAATGAAAAGCAAATTTTGTTCAAATCTGTTCTTTGCTGGAGAG ATACTGAATGTTGATGGGGTAACTGGTGGTTTCAATTTTCAG AATGCTTGGTCGGGAGGATTTATTGCAGGAACCACTATTGGTGGATTAGCACTTGGCTCTTGTGTCTAG
- the LOC101506908 gene encoding uncharacterized protein isoform X2 codes for MAAVIPVMCRSQHNTATKCFTFCLGFSSRLLLINPHKLTNLFFTPSKRTCTTHVISQTTKEEMLVVVGGGAAGVYGAIHAKTIAPHLNVVIIEKGKPLSKVKISGGGRCNVTNGHCADNLTLAENYPRGHKELRGSFFNAHGPVDTMSWFSSHGVELKIEDDGRAFPVSNSSSSIIDCLMSEVKQRGVSMQTKKNVTAVSVLSGGKFLLEIKQLPEGYAEHVEADYLLFATGSNRQGYVLASQLGHSIVDPVPSLFTFKIDDLRLKELSGVTFPKVKVRLKLDSLQKNMPQLTQVGPMLVTHWGLSGPAVLRLSAWAARYLFSSGYKGKLIVDFIPDVHVESLKTVLSHHKLQFAKQKVLNSCPPEFGMSKRFWSYVLERQGVSGDILWASISNSSLMSIGSLLKDCTFEITGKGPFKDEFVTAGGVPLSEILNVDGVTGGFNFQNAWSGGFIAGTTIGGLALGSCV; via the exons ATGGCAGCCGTTATACCCGTCATGTGTCGGTCTCAGCATAACACAGCAACCAAATGCTTCACTTTCTGTCTAGGGTTTTCCTCTCGTCTTCTTCTTATCAATCCTCATAAACTCACTAACCTTTTCTTCACCCCTTCCAAAAGGACCTGCACTACTCATGTCATTTCTCAAACTACAAAG GAAGAGATGTTGGTAGTTGTTGGGGGTGGTGCAGCAGGGGTGTATGGAGCAATTCATGCTAAGACTATTGCACCCCACTTAAATGTGGTCATTATTGAGAAGGGAAAGCCTCTTTCCAAG GTGAAAATTTCTGGCGGAGGCCGGTGCAATGTGACAAATGGGCATTGTGCTGACAATTTG ACTTTGGCAGAAAACTACCCAAGGGGTCACAAGGAACTGAGAGGATCTTTCTTTAATGCGCACGGTCCAGTGGATACCATGTCTTGGTTTTCGTCTCATGGGGTGGAACTGAAG ATTGAGGATGATGGTAGAGCATTTCCCGTAAGCAATAGCTCTTCTTCGATAATTGATTGTCTCATGTCTGAAGTAAAGCAAAGGGGAG TTTCTATGCAGACCAAAAAAAATGTAACTGCAGTGTCTGTGTTATCTGGTGGAAAATTCCTTCTTGAGATTAAGCAACTACCGGAAGGTTACGCAGAACATGTTGAAGCTGATTATCTATTGTTTGCTACTGGCAGTAACCGACAG GGTTATGTACTTGCATCTCAGCTTGGTCATTCAATTGTAGATCCAGTGCCGAGCTTGTTTACATTCAAAATTGACGACTTGCGTTTGAAGGAGTTATCTGGT GTTACATTCCCTAAAGTTAAAGTGAGACTAAAATTGGACAGTCTCCAAAAGAATATGCCTCAGCTTACACAG GTTGGTCCCATGTTAGTTACACACTGGGGACTCAGCGGGCCGGCTGTTCTTCGGTTGTCTGCTTGGGCTGCTCGCTATCTGTTTAGTTCAGGTTACAAAG GTAAGCTTATTGTGGATTTTATTCCTGATGTGCATGTGGAAAGTTTGAAGACCGTTCTTTCCCATCACAAGCTTCAATTTGCG AAACAAAAAGTGCTCAATTCGTGTCCTCCTGAATTTGGAATGTCAAAAAGATTTTGGAGCTATGTGTTGGAACGGCAG GGTGTAAGTGGAGATATCTTATGGGCCTCAATTTCAAATAGTTCATTGATGTCCATTGGTTCTTTGCTAAAGGACTGCACATTTGAAATTACAGGAAAA GGTCCATTCAAAGATGAATTTGTCACTGCTGGTGGTGTTCCTTTATCTGAG ATACTGAATGTTGATGGGGTAACTGGTGGTTTCAATTTTCAG AATGCTTGGTCGGGAGGATTTATTGCAGGAACCACTATTGGTGGATTAGCACTTGGCTCTTGTGTCTAG